A stretch of Deltaproteobacteria bacterium DNA encodes these proteins:
- a CDS encoding SDR family oxidoreductase, whose protein sequence is MEAGLLAAVFRGKTALVTGASRGIGAAVARRLARDGADLVLNYRKEGGASEKGALELKAELESLGRSVSLVRADISKKDDVRAMMAAVAEGAGRLDFLVLNAARAPFKPFHRLFERELRQLVETNYLGNIFCIQQALPMLEASGGRVVFVSSLGSRFYNPSYPLGSMKAAMESVVRDCAEEFASRGVGFNAVCGGLVRTDSYKVLRRLWEGLDAVPEEMFVEPEEIADVVSFLCSPGSRGLRGQTIVVDRGLGNSLFGRIGGR, encoded by the coding sequence ATGGAGGCAGGGCTCTTGGCGGCGGTATTCAGGGGAAAGACGGCGCTTGTTACGGGCGCTTCGCGGGGCATCGGCGCCGCCGTGGCGCGCAGGCTCGCCCGCGACGGGGCCGACCTCGTGCTCAACTACCGCAAAGAGGGCGGCGCCTCGGAGAAGGGCGCCCTGGAGCTCAAGGCCGAGCTCGAGTCGCTGGGACGCAGCGTCAGCCTCGTGAGGGCCGACATCTCGAAGAAAGACGACGTCAGGGCCATGATGGCAGCCGTGGCCGAGGGCGCCGGCAGGCTCGACTTCCTGGTGCTCAACGCGGCCCGCGCGCCCTTCAAGCCCTTCCACAGGCTCTTCGAGCGCGAGCTCAGGCAGCTTGTCGAGACCAACTACCTGGGCAACATCTTCTGCATACAGCAGGCCCTTCCCATGCTCGAGGCCTCGGGCGGCAGGGTCGTCTTCGTCTCGAGCCTCGGAAGCCGCTTCTACAACCCCTCCTATCCCCTGGGCTCCATGAAGGCGGCCATGGAGTCGGTGGTGCGCGACTGCGCCGAAGAGTTCGCCTCCCGCGGCGTGGGCTTCAACGCCGTCTGCGGCGGACTGGTCAGGACCGACTCCTACAAGGTGCTAAGACGCCTGTGGGAAGGCCTCGACGCCGTCCCAGAGGAGATGTTCGTCGAGCCCGAGGAGATAGCCGACGTGGTGAGCTTTCTCTGCTCTCCCGGGAGCCGGGGCCTGCGCGGCCAGACAATAGTGGTGGACCGGGGACTCGGCAACAGCCTCTTCGGCAGG
- a CDS encoding XRE family transcriptional regulator gives MWIKRYDFVILIKEIRLQLDLSQEDLAREIGVSYATVNRWENGRFLPSKMALRQVEAYCDRMIELGRLLLPDETVKEAL, from the coding sequence TTGTGGATAAAACGCTATGACTTCGTAATACTCATCAAGGAGATCCGCCTTCAGCTCGACCTGAGCCAGGAAGACCTGGCAAGAGAGATCGGCGTGAGCTACGCCACCGTCAACCGGTGGGAGAACGGACGCTTCCTGCCGTCCAAGATGGCGCTGCGGCAGGTGGAGGCCTACTGCGACCGCATGATCGAGCTCGGCAGACTCCTCCTGCCCGACGAGACGGTAAAGGAAGCCCTCTGA